CCGCCGCCGCGGAACGTCCTGGCGTTTCCCTTGGTTGATGTAACGGGTTCGCTGATTGCCGCCGCGTCGAAATAATAGCGTTCCGATCTGGAAAGCAGGAAAATATATTCGTGGCTCTTGGTGCAACGATCCCGGACGCTCTCCGGCATACAGTTGGATTTGTTCCATATAATATCCTGGCGCAAATACCACCCGTCTGCCCGGAGGGCAAAAGCCAGCTGCCAGGGAACGCCGATCAGGTCTTTGTATTTGTAGCCCCGCGGCGTATGCTTTGCCGTGTGGCCGCAGGAATTACGGGTGTTCGTCGGCGGCTGGCTTCCTGATCTGGTGGCGTAACTGTCGCCCATGTTCACCCACAGGGTTCCGTCTGCCCGCAGAACCCGCCGGACCTCACGGAAAACGGAAACCAGCGATTGCAGGTATTCCTCCACGCTGGCCTCGTTTCCGATTTGACCAGCCGCGCCATAATCTCGCAAATTATAGTAGGGCGGGGAGGTGACGCAGGTATGGACGCTTTCGGGTGGTAAATGCCGCAGTTGCTCCAGCGCGTCGCCTGTCAGGATTATTTCAGCCATTGGCGGGCACCTCCAGCAGTTTCGCCCATGGCCTTGCCATAGGGATCTCCGGTGCGCCGATCCAGCCCCATGTCCGTTCATATTTCTCGGTCATGCTTTTGGCCAGGGTGGCAGCCTCCGCCGCCGTGTAAAACAGCTTCTTTCCAATGTCGTCCAGCTTATAATATCCCGGCTTCGGGAACCCGTCCGGCCCGGTGAAAAGCAGGCGCACCTCCGTATAACCGCCGGTGAAAAAACCGCGCACCGTGCCCTTGCACACGCAGTATTCCAGGAGAGGCCCAGCGCGGTTTTGCACGGAATAGAGGTGTTCAAAAACGGCGTACATTTCCGTGCCGATCTCCGGCCTTTCAACTCTCGCCATTGTCTGCCGCCTCCAATTTCTCCGCCAGGGCCTCAATGGTGGCCGCCGCTTCCTCCAGTTCCGTGGCCAGGAGGTTCCGGCCAAAACGGTCCCGCTGGTGCATAGCCTCCAGGCGGAGGTCTGCGGCCTGCCGCTTATATGGGTTCGTGCTGTCGGTCTTAACCGGGCCGCTGCCGGTGTATGCCCGTTTCAGCCACCAGGTAGGGCTATTCCGTTCAGCTTGGTGGGCGCAGTTTTCAGCGTCGCAGTTCTCCGCGTCGCAGCTGTCACAAAATACCCGGTGGAAATCGTCGTCCCACGGGCCGGACAGGATAGGGAGGGCACCCAGGAAGTCCCCCAGGGCCTCCGGGGAGGCCGTGATCCTTTCAAAGTTATTCACCGCCCGGCCTCCTCTTTGTGGAGGTCCACACCCTCCAGAGCGTTCCACACGGCCCGCTCCCATTCCTTTGCCCAGCCGGAACAGGCTTTCCGTACTGCGTTAATCACCACGGCCTCGCCGTCGGCCTCCCACAGCAGGCGATCCTTGTCGATCACGTCCGCGCCGATATGCTCCGCCGGATCCCGCTCGATCATGTCCACCAGGTACAGGGGAACGCCCCAGCAGGCACCGCCGCCGGGCGGCTGGTAAATCTGGAACCCCTGCATAATCACCGGCACCATGGTGACCTCCTCGCCGCGGTCACCGCCGCGCCAGTGGTCCATATCGTCCGCCGCCGTTTCTCTCAAAACCAGCTGCGGCTCCGTGTCCTTAATGATCGACGTGGGCATATCTCGCTCCGGGATCATGCCCATGTGTTCCACGATGGTGGCCAACACCTTGCGCGGCAGCAGGGCGCGGTTGGCCAGAACAAACCAGTTTTCTGTGTAGATGGCCACGGCGTCGCCTGTGTTCATTACGACATAGCCGCTGTTTTTATAGGCCCGCTTTATGGCTCTCACCAGCCCCTTTTCGCTG
This genomic window from Pusillibacter faecalis contains:
- a CDS encoding DNA-methyltransferase translates to MAEIILTGDALEQLRHLPPESVHTCVTSPPYYNLRDYGAAGQIGNEASVEEYLQSLVSVFREVRRVLRADGTLWVNMGDSYATRSGSQPPTNTRNSCGHTAKHTPRGYKYKDLIGVPWQLAFALRADGWYLRQDIIWNKSNCMPESVRDRCTKSHEYIFLLSRSERYYFDAAAISEPVTSTKGNARTFRGGGAYTGGRAHDNSAQVERESHGNRENQTGRRNKRDVWTVSTNGFRGAHFAVFPEKLIEPCILAGSPLGGTVLDPFAGSGTTGVVAKRLRRDFIGCEINPDYAQMAADRIAAATP